Proteins from a genomic interval of Alosa alosa isolate M-15738 ecotype Scorff River chromosome 8, AALO_Geno_1.1, whole genome shotgun sequence:
- the LOC125299876 gene encoding uncharacterized protein LOC125299876: protein MYPSEMAAAPQSTPKKPQRQLQHRRSDWSTGLSFTISSPKQPSVRPRTRPSASGQYTARPASWRYPQEGTETPPSLLSPSREASGVTQQPSVRPRTRPSSSGQYTPRPASWQYPQERTETPPSLWSPSREASGVTQSEDVEEGAAGASDTSVRDMSISFGEMDLDPKDTSFVLPSDTTSSSPSSGSVSSSGITDGWAGRKWLVDEAKLMELFRTCTQCGVAIEEKRVATRASHIRIHWTCLKGHTGEWASCTDQRNMARNNLLACAVTFFTGATYSDIKEWAELINLQLPGKTQFYAIQSKYLIPGINHAYKGQQTNILKRISQLSASGQKLEMCGDARCDSPGYSCKYSTYSFQDDATKEIIHFELVQVTEASSSVAMEAMGFQRDLNHLLDLGLDIGVMATDRSPSIRKLMRESYGNIRHEYDPWHVNKSLKKKLVSVSNKKNYRELRPWLRSISNHLYWACSSSHGDEQECVRRWTSVLHHIRGIHRWEENGREYQCAHPPLSEEDQEKKRWLEHDSPAFRALKELVEEKTLLRDLRQMALFKHTGSLEVFHNVTLKYAPKRLHFTYDSESPHRIGHHRSQYQYWKGTKNNT, encoded by the exons ATGTATCCCTCTGAAATGGCTGCTGCCCCCCAGTCCACGCCTAAAAAACCCCAGAGACAACTGCAACACAGGAGGTCTGATTGGTCCACTGGCCTCAGTTTTACCATTTCAAGCCCCAAACAGCCATCAGTAAGGCCACGAACTAGGCCATCAGCATCTGGACAATACACTGCACGACCTGCATCATGGCGATACCCACAG GAAGGGACTGAAACACCCCCATCATTGTTGAGTCCCTCGAGGGAAGCCAGTGGTGTGACACAACAGCCCTCAGTAAGGCCACGAACTAGGCCATCATCATCTGGACAATACACTCCCAGACCCGCATCATGGCAATACCCACAG GAAAGGACTGAAACACCCCCCTCATTGTGGAGTCCCTCGAGGGAAGCCAGTGGAGTGACACAATCA GAAGATGTAGAGGAAGGTGCTGCAGGTGCTTCAGACACATCTGTGCGAGATATGAGCATTAGCTTTGGGGAAATGGATTTGGACCCTAAAGACACCAGTTTTGTGCTCCCGAGTGACACCACCTCATCCAGCCCAAGCTCTGGCTCTGTCTCCAGCTCTGGCATCACAGATGGATGGGCAGGAAGAAAGTGGCTAGTTGATGAGGCCAAGCTGATGGAGCTTTTTAGAACATGCACTCAGTGTGGTGTGGCCATTGAGGAAAAACGAGTAGCCACACGTGCCAGCCATATCAGAATACACTGGACATGTTTGAAGGGACACACCGGGGAATGGGCATCATGCACTGACCAAAGGAATATGGCCCGCAACAACCTCTTGGCATGTGCTGTAACATTTTTCACCGGAGCCACCTACTCGGACATCAAAGAATGGGCAGAACTAATCAACCTGCAGCTACCAGGCAAGACTCAGTTTTACGCCATTCAATCAAAATACCTCATCCCTGGAATAAATCATGCATACAAgggacaacaaacaaacattctgAAGAGGATTTCTCAACTTTCTGCTTCGGGGCAAAAACTGGAAATGTGTGGTGATGCGAGGTGTGATAGCCCTG GCTACAGCTGCAAGTACAGCACCTATTCTTTTCAAGATGATGCAACAAAAGAAATTATTCATTTTGAACTTGTACAG GTTACAGAAGCATCGAGTTCCGTGGCAATGGAGGCAATGGGCTTTCAGAGAGACCTAAATCACCTCCTCGATCTCGGGCTGGACATTGGGGTGATGGCGACCGACAGATCGCCATCAATAAGAAAACTAATGAGGGAAAGCTATGGCAACATTCGTCACGAATATGACCCTTGGCATGTGAACAAGA GTCTCAAGAAGAAACTGGTGTCTGTctctaataaaaaaaattacagaGAGCTTCGACCATGGCTGAGGTCTATCAGCAATCACTTATACTGGGCATGCAGTTCCAGCCATGGTGATGAACAG GAGTGTGTGCGACGGTGGACATCTGTTCTTCACCATATTCGTGGCATCCACAGATGGGAAGAGAATGGGCGGGAGTACCAATGTGCTCATCCACCTCTCTCAGAGGAGGATCAGGAGAAAAAAAGGTGGCTGGAACATGACTCCCCAGCTTTCCGTGCTCTCAAAGAGTTGGTTGAGGAAAAAACTCTCCTGCGTGACCTGAGACAGATGGCTCTGTTCAAGCACACTG GATCTCTTGAAGTCTTTCACAACGTCACCCTGAAGTACGCACCAAAGCGACTTCACTTTACATACGACTCTGAGAGCCCGCACAGAATTGGCCATCATAGATCACAATATCAATATTGGAAGGgaacaaaaaacaacacttGA
- the tmem121ab gene encoding transmembrane protein 121Ab: MVLPPPDKRHVCLTTIVIMTSMAFMDAYLVEQNQGPRKIGVCIIVLVGDFCFLIVLRYVAVWVGAEVRTARRGYAMILWFLYIFVLEIKLYFVFQNCKADRKSLEVVARKALTLLLSICVPGLYLILVALDSMEYVRTFRKKEDMRGRLFWVALDLLDLLDIQANLWEPQRTGLPIWAEGLMFFYCYILLLILPCVSLSEITVQGEQVSPQKMMLYPVLSLVTINVVTILIRGVNMVLFQDSRVSTIFVGKNVVAIATKACTFLEYRRQVKELPPPGAAGIALELQQNSVPHGQALPNATSLPHEPTPAQEIIDT; encoded by the coding sequence ATGGTGTTGCCACCTCCAGACAAGCGCCACGTGTGTCTCACCACCATAGTCATCATGACCAGCATGGCCTTCATGGACGCCTACCTGGTGGAGCAGAACCAGGGGCCACGCAAGATTGGCGTGTGCATCATTGTGCTGGTGGGCGACTTCTGCTTCCTGATTGTGCTCCGCTACGTGGcggtgtgggtgggtgctgaAGTGCGAACGGCCCGCCGTGGCTACGCCATGATCCTCTGGTTCCTCTATATCTTCGTCCTGGAGATCAAGCTCTACTTCGTGTTCCAGAACTGCAAGGCTGACCGCAAGAGCCTGGAGGTGGTGGCCCGCAAGGCGCTCACGCTGCTGCTCTCGATATGCGTCCCAGGGCTCTACCTGATCTTGGTCGCGCTGGACAGCATGGAGTACGTCCGCACCTTCCGCAAGAAGGAGGACATGCGGGGACGGCTCTTCTGGGTCGCTCTGGACCTTCTGGATCTGTTGGACATCCAGGCCAACCTATGGGAGCCGCAGCGGACAGGCCTGCCCATCTGGGCAGAGGGCCTGATGTTCTTCTACTGCTACATCCTGCTGCTCATACTTCCCTGCGTGTCCCTGAGCGAGATCACTGTCCAGGGCGAGCAGGTGTCGCCCCAGAAGATGATGCTCTACCCGGTGCTGAGCCTGGTCACCATCAACGTGGTGACCATCCTGATCCGCGGTGTAAATATGGTGCTCTTCCAGGACAGCCGCGTCTCCACCATCTTTGTGGGCAAGAACGTAGTGGCCATCGCCACCAAGGCCTGCACCTTCCTGGAGTACCGGCGGCAGGTGAAGGAGCTTCCACCACCGGGTGCCGCCGGCATAGCTCTGGAGCTTCAACAGAACTCAGTGCCACACGGCCAGGCACTGCCCAACGCCACCAGTCTGCCACACGAACCCACACCCGCCCAGGAGATCATCGACACATGA